One genomic window of Chloroflexaceae bacterium includes the following:
- a CDS encoding Swt1 family HEPN domain-containing protein, producing the protein MATTNHERVGKAMDLLRQGLLPFVEREAQTQYGKYWVSRVTEKWRNELTWRDDETPHLDIAALLKIMGEQWNEVFRKTLGFAERSLVSELREARNKWAHQESFSSDDAYRALDSAHRLLTAISAPQAEELERMKMELLRLRFDEQVRSERRKSAGAAIESAVTGALKPWRDVITPHPDVASGRYLQAEFAADLWQVHLGEGSDEYRNPVEFFRRTYLTESLTRLLVGAIRRLSGAGGDPVVQLQTNFGGGKTHSMLALYHLFGGANPTDLAGMDRVMQEAGVTTLPTARRVVLVGNKISPGNPVLKPDGTLVRTLWGELAWQLGGRDAFERVRLDDERATNPGDTLRALFNDYGPCLILVDEWVAYARQLHDQGEYSRSDGAPLLPGGSFETQFSFAQALTESARLAKHCLLVVSLPASDTAGSPYTQADDAEVGGQRGREALERLRNVIGRLESSWRPASAEEGFEIVRRRLFEPLRDPAQFKDRDVVARAFADLYRSQAQEFPPECRESSYEQRLKAAYPIHPEVFDRLYTDWSTLVKFQRTRGVLRLMAAVIHSLWEKGDRNPLIMPANVPIDEPRVQFELTRYLSDNWAPILEKDVDGPGSLPLQIDRDVPNLGKYAATRRVARAIYLGSAPTATAANRGIEDRRIKLGCVMPGESPAVFGDALRRLAASATYLYQDGSRYWYATQPTVTKLAEDRAEQLRRDPDRALAELERRLRADLRKMGDFSRVHPLPVSGADVPDDLDARLVVLGVDAPYSKEADNPAEARAREILEKRGNAPRLYRNSLVFLAADKTRVQDLDEALRRYLAWESILAEKESLDLSPNQVRQAETQKASADGVVTARLPETYQWLLVPAQATPQAPVEWKALRLSGQDALAVRASKKLRGEELLILSLAPSSLRLELDRVPLWRGDHVSVRQLIEDFGRYHYLPRLRDPGVLLAAIREGVNLLTWELDSFAYAEGHDEAAGRYRGLRAATMVSLSEHDGGLIVRPEAARRQLDAEMAQVITAENAEESGDVFAGGSPTRYSETSTEPSPRLSASSASPVVKPRTLRRFHGSVEVSAERAGRDASRIAEEVIAHLTALVGARVRVTLEIEAEIPGGAPDHVVRVVTENSRALKFTQAGFEEE; encoded by the coding sequence ATGGCTACCACCAACCACGAGCGCGTCGGCAAAGCGATGGACCTGCTGCGCCAGGGCTTGCTGCCCTTCGTCGAGCGCGAGGCGCAGACGCAGTACGGCAAGTACTGGGTTTCGCGCGTTACCGAGAAATGGCGCAACGAGTTGACCTGGCGCGATGACGAAACGCCGCACCTCGACATCGCCGCCCTGCTCAAAATCATGGGGGAGCAGTGGAACGAGGTCTTCCGCAAGACGCTGGGCTTCGCCGAGCGCAGCCTGGTGAGCGAGTTGCGCGAGGCGCGCAACAAGTGGGCGCACCAGGAGAGCTTTTCCAGCGATGACGCCTACCGCGCCCTCGACTCGGCCCACCGGCTGCTGACGGCCATCTCCGCGCCGCAGGCCGAGGAACTCGAACGCATGAAGATGGAACTGCTGCGGCTGCGCTTCGACGAGCAGGTGCGCAGCGAGCGCCGCAAGAGCGCCGGGGCGGCGATCGAGAGCGCGGTCACCGGGGCGCTGAAGCCCTGGCGCGACGTGATCACCCCCCACCCCGACGTGGCCAGCGGGCGCTACCTGCAGGCCGAGTTCGCCGCCGATCTGTGGCAGGTGCACCTGGGCGAGGGCAGCGACGAGTACCGCAACCCGGTGGAGTTCTTCCGCCGCACCTACCTCACCGAGAGCCTGACCCGCCTGCTCGTCGGGGCCATCCGGCGGCTGAGCGGCGCGGGCGGCGACCCGGTGGTGCAGCTCCAGACCAACTTCGGCGGCGGCAAGACCCACTCCATGCTGGCCCTCTACCACCTCTTCGGCGGGGCCAACCCTACCGACCTGGCGGGCATGGACCGGGTGATGCAGGAGGCCGGCGTCACCACCCTGCCCACGGCCCGCCGGGTGGTGCTGGTGGGCAACAAGATCTCGCCCGGCAACCCCGTGCTCAAGCCCGACGGCACGCTGGTGCGGACGCTGTGGGGCGAACTGGCCTGGCAACTCGGCGGGCGCGACGCCTTCGAGCGCGTGCGCCTCGACGACGAGCGCGCCACCAACCCCGGCGACACCCTGCGCGCCCTGTTCAACGACTACGGCCCCTGCCTCATCCTGGTTGACGAGTGGGTCGCCTACGCGCGGCAGTTGCACGACCAGGGCGAGTACAGCCGCTCTGACGGGGCGCCTCTGCTGCCGGGGGGGAGCTTCGAGACCCAGTTCAGCTTCGCCCAGGCGCTGACCGAGTCGGCGCGGCTGGCGAAGCACTGCCTGCTGGTGGTCAGCCTGCCGGCCTCCGACACGGCCGGATCGCCCTACACCCAGGCCGACGATGCCGAGGTGGGCGGGCAGCGGGGCCGCGAGGCCCTCGAGCGGCTGCGCAACGTCATCGGGCGCCTCGAATCCTCCTGGCGCCCGGCGAGCGCCGAGGAGGGCTTCGAGATCGTCCGGCGGCGGCTCTTCGAGCCGCTGCGCGACCCGGCCCAGTTCAAGGACCGCGATGTGGTGGCGCGGGCCTTCGCCGACCTCTACCGCAGCCAGGCCCAGGAGTTCCCCCCGGAGTGCCGTGAAAGCAGCTACGAGCAGCGCCTCAAGGCCGCCTACCCCATCCACCCCGAGGTCTTCGACCGGCTGTACACCGACTGGTCCACCCTGGTCAAGTTCCAGCGCACCCGCGGCGTGCTGCGCCTGATGGCGGCGGTCATCCACAGCCTGTGGGAGAAGGGCGACCGCAACCCGCTGATCATGCCCGCCAACGTCCCCATTGACGAGCCGCGGGTGCAGTTCGAGTTGACGCGCTACCTCTCCGACAACTGGGCGCCCATCCTGGAGAAGGACGTGGACGGCCCCGGCTCGCTGCCGTTGCAGATTGACCGCGACGTGCCCAACCTGGGCAAATACGCCGCCACGCGGCGCGTGGCCCGGGCCATCTACCTTGGCTCGGCCCCCACGGCCACCGCGGCCAACCGGGGCATCGAGGACCGGCGCATCAAACTCGGCTGCGTGATGCCGGGCGAATCACCGGCGGTCTTCGGCGACGCCCTGCGGCGCCTGGCGGCGTCGGCCACCTACCTCTACCAGGACGGGTCGCGCTACTGGTACGCCACCCAGCCCACGGTCACCAAACTGGCCGAGGATCGGGCCGAGCAGCTCAGGCGCGACCCCGACCGGGCGCTGGCGGAGCTGGAGCGGCGCCTGCGGGCCGACCTGCGCAAGATGGGCGACTTCAGCCGCGTGCACCCCCTGCCGGTCAGCGGCGCCGACGTGCCCGACGACCTCGATGCCCGGCTGGTGGTGCTGGGCGTTGACGCGCCGTACAGCAAAGAAGCGGACAACCCCGCCGAAGCGCGGGCCAGGGAGATCCTGGAGAAACGCGGCAACGCCCCGCGGCTCTACCGCAACAGCCTGGTCTTCCTGGCGGCGGACAAAACGCGGGTGCAGGATCTGGACGAGGCGCTGCGCAGGTACCTGGCCTGGGAGTCGATCCTCGCCGAAAAGGAGAGCCTGGACCTCTCGCCCAACCAGGTGCGGCAGGCCGAGACGCAGAAGGCCAGCGCCGACGGCGTAGTGACGGCGCGCCTGCCGGAGACCTACCAGTGGCTGCTCGTGCCGGCGCAGGCCACGCCGCAGGCCCCGGTGGAGTGGAAGGCCCTCCGGCTGAGCGGGCAGGACGCCCTGGCCGTGCGGGCGAGCAAGAAGCTGCGCGGCGAGGAACTGCTCATCCTCAGCCTGGCCCCCTCGAGCCTGCGGCTGGAGCTGGACCGGGTGCCCCTCTGGCGCGGCGACCACGTGAGCGTGCGGCAGCTCATCGAGGACTTCGGGCGCTACCACTACCTGCCGCGCCTGCGCGACCCGGGGGTGCTGCTGGCGGCCATCCGCGAGGGGGTGAATCTGCTGACCTGGGAACTGGACTCCTTCGCCTACGCCGAGGGCCACGATGAGGCGGCGGGGCGCTACCGGGGGCTGCGCGCGGCGACGATGGTGAGCCTCAGCGAGCACGACGGGGGGCTGATCGTCAGGCCGGAGGCGGCCAGGCGGCAACTCGATGCTGAAATGGCTCAAGTTATTACCGCGGAGAACGCAGAGGAAAGCGGAGATGTTTTTGCTGGCGGTTCACCAACGCGATACAGCGAAACCAGTACCGAACCTTCTCCGCGGCTCTCCGCGTCCTCCGCGTCCCCGGTGGTAAAGCCACGGACGCTGCGGCGCTTTCACGGCAGCGTCGAGGTAAGCGCCGAGCGCGCCGGGCGCGATGCCAGCCGCATCGCCGAGGAGGTCATCGCCCATCTCACGGCGCTGGTGGGGGCCAGGGTGCGCGTGACCCTGGAGATCGAAGCCGAGATCCCCGGCGGCGCCCCCGACCACGTGGTGCGCGTGGTGACGGAGAACAGCCGGGCGCTGAAGTT